Proteins from a genomic interval of Equus quagga isolate Etosha38 chromosome 11, UCLA_HA_Equagga_1.0, whole genome shotgun sequence:
- the POPDC3 gene encoding popeye domain-containing protein 3, with protein MESEPRSGPAMERNSTLWKNLIDEHPVCTTWKQEAEGAIYHLASILFVVGFMGGSGFFGLLYVFSLLGLGFLCSAVWAWVDVCAADIFSWNFVLFVICFMQFVHIAYQVRSITFAREFQLLYSSIFQPLGTSLPVFRTIALSSEVVTLEKEHCYAMQGKTSIDKLSLLVSGRIRVTVDGEFLHYIFPFQFLDSPEWDSLRPTEEGLFQVTLTAETDCRYVSWRRKKLYLLFAQHRYISRLFSVLIGSDIADKLYALNDRIYIGKRYHYDIRLPNFYQMSSPKMPRTPLTGHFRNSRQHCDK; from the exons ATGGAAAGTGAACCACGCAGTGGTCCGGCCATGGAGAGAAATTCAACTTTATGGAAGAACCTAATAGATGAACACCCAGTCTGCACCACCTGGAAGCAAGAGGCCGAAGGAGCCATTTACCATCTTGCCAGTATTTTATTTGTCGTAGGTTTTATGGGTGGCAGTGGATTCTTCGGCCTCCTTTACGTCTTCAGTTTGCTGGGCTTGGGTTTTCTCTGCTCCGCTGTCTGGGCTTGGGTAGATGTCTGTGCAGCTGACATATTTTCCTGGAATTTTGTACTGTTTGTCATCTGCTTCATGCAGTTTGTTCATATTGCATATCAAGTTCGCAGCATAACCTTTGCCCGAGAATTCCAGCTATTGTACAGCTCCATTTTCCAGCCTCTGGGGACCTCTTTGCCCGTCTTCAGAACAATTGCTCTGAGCTCTGAAGTGGTTACTTTGGAAAAGGAGCACTGTTATGCCATGCAAGGGAAAACCTCCATTGATAAACTCTCCCTGCTTGTTTCAGGAAG GATCAGAGTGACAGTTGATGGCGAGTTTCTGCATTACATTTTCCCCTTCCAGTTCCTGGATTCTCCTGAGTGGGACTCACTGAGACCCACAGAGGAAGGCCTTTTTCAG GTAACCCTCACAGCAGAAACTGATTGTCGATATGTGtcttggaggagaaagaaattatatttgcTCTTCGCTCAACACCGTTACATCTCTCGCCTGTTTTCGGTTTTAATTGGCAGTGACATTGCAGATAAACTCTATGCCTTGAATGACAGGATATATATAGGAAAAAGATACCACTACGATATTCGGTTGCCCAACTTCTATCAAATGTCAAGTCCAAAAATGCCTAGAACACCCCTGACAGGACATTTTCGGAATTCCAGACAACATTGTGATAAATGA